The DNA sequence CCGCCGGCCGCGTGGTCGTGGTCGTGGTCGTGGTCGTGGTCGTGGGCGTGGGCGTGGGCGTGCTCGTGAGCATGGCCCTGCGAACAAGCCGCCCCATGCACGTGCCCATCCCCCCGCGCCCCGCCCGCAGCAGCGACGCCGTGATCGTGCTGCGCACCGTGCGCGCGCGAATCGGCGTGCTCATGACCATCGGCCTCCGGACGTACGCCGCGCGCCGCCGCATCGCCGTGTGCGTGCTCGCCGGCCGCTGGCGCCGCGTCGCCGGCGCAGCACGCCTGCGTGTCGCGCGCGTCGGCGCAGCAGGTCGCGGCGCCGTCGGCATGGCGGTGTCGTGGGTCGGGGGTACGCTGGGCGTCGGTCATGAAGACCTCCTCTATGGCTGGACGAGGTAGAGTTAACACCCTGAAGCCACTACAAGGTCAACCCTTACAACGGAGCAAGCCATGAAGATCGGCGAACTGGCCAAAGCGGCCCGCTGCACGCCCGAAACGATCCGCTTCTACGAGCGGGAGGGGCTGATGCCGGATGCGGAGCGCACCGATTCGAACTACCGCAACTACACCGACGTGCACGTCGAACGGCTGCGCTTCATCCGCAACTGCCGCGCGCTCGACATGGCGCACGACGAAATCCGCGCGCTGCTGCAACTCACCGACACGCCGGCCGATCCGTGCGATTCGGTCAATGCACTGCTCGACGAACACATCGGCCACGTCGACGCGCGCCTCGCCGAACTCACGCATCTGCGCGACCAGCTGATCGAACTGCGCCGCCAGTGCGTCGGCGAACATTCGGTCGAGGACTGCGGGATCGTCCACGGTCTGACGACCATGGAGACGGTCGCGCCGCCCGCAAAACGCTCGCACCTCGGCTGAAGCCCTTGTCGGATCCGATAGTTTGCCCAATACTAGTCATGTCATGACTAGATATAGATGAACTACCCATGCCGGTCAGCCGCCCGTCACCGCTCGCCCTCGCCGTGCTGGCGACCCTCACCGAAACGCCGATGCATCCGTACGGGATGCTGCAGCAGCTGAAAGCGCGCGGCTATGACGAAGTCGTCAACGTGCGGCAGCGCACGAGCCTTTACCAGATGATCGACCGGCTGTTGCGCGACGGGCTGATCGCCGTGCACGACACCGAGCGTGACGGCGCGTTTCCCGAACGCACGCTGTACAAGTTGACGGAAGCCGGCCACAAGGCGGGACAGGCCTGGCTGCATGCGCTGCTCGCCGAACCGGCGCGCGAATTCACCGCGTTCGGCGCCGGCCTCGCGTTCCTGCCGCTGCTCGATGCCGACGATGCGCGCCGCCAGCTGGAGCGCCGCATCGACGCGCTCGAGGCCGAGCGCGAGCGCCTCGATGCGCTGCGCAACGCCGCGCAAGGCGATCAGGTGCCGCGCCTGTTCCTGCTGCAGAACGAACACGCGCTCGTGATGCTCAACGCGGAGCTCGACTGGACGCGCAGCGTCGTCGAACACCTGAAGATCGGCGCGCTGCGCTGGGTCGACGCCTGACGCGCGCCCGCCCGGCGCATCCGTCAAAGCACCTTGCCGGGATTGAGCACGCCGGCGGGATCGAGCGCTGCCTTCAGGCGCCGCATCAGCGCGATCTCGGCTTCACTGCGCGTGTGCGCGAGATAGCGGCGCTTGAGCACGCCGATGCCGTGCTCCGCCGACACCGAGCCGCCCATGTCGCGTACGACCGCGTAGACGCAATCGTCGATCGCCTCGGCATCCGCGTCGCGCCGGCCGGCGAGCGATACGCCGACATGCACGTTGCCGTCGCCGACATGGCCGAAGAACAGGCACACGATGTCGGGCCAGCGCCCGCGCAACGCCGCTTCGCAGCGTACGGCGAACGCGCCGAGCTCGCCGGTCGGCAGGCTCACGTCGAAGTTCATCAGGTGCGGCAGCGCATCGATCGCGAGGCCTTCGCGCAGCGTCCACACGTCGCGCGCCTGCCGCGCCGAGGTCGCGAGCACGACATCGTCGACGAGGCCCGCGTCGAGCGCGTCCGCGAGCGCGGCTTCCAGCGCCGCGCGCGCATCGCCGCCCGGCGCGCTCGTCGCGCACTCGATCAGCACCGCGAAGCCGTCGTCGCCCGCGAACGGCGCGACGACGCCGGGCGTATGACGCGCGACGTAGTCGTAAAAGGCCGGCCACATCGCTTCGAAACTGACGAGCTCCGGCAGCGCGCGCAGGCGGTTCCACAGCTCGACGACGGCATCGTAGCCCTGCACGCGGCACAACGCGGTAGCCGGCTCGGCCAGCTTCGGATGCAGCCGCAGCACGGCGCGCGTGACGACGCCGAGCGTGCCCTCGCTGCCGATGAACAGCTGCTTCAGGTCGTAACCGGCGTTGTTCTTCAGCATCCGGTTCATCGACGACACGACGGTGCCGTCCGCGAGCACGGCCTCCAGCCCGAGCACCTGCTCGCGCATCATCCCGTAGCGGATCGCGCGCGTGCCGCCCGCGTTGGTCGCGAGCATGCCGCCGATCTGGCACGACCCGCGCGCGCCGAGATCGACGCCGAACGTGAAGCCCGCCGCGTCCGCCGCCTCCTGCACGGTCTGCAGCGGCGTGCCGGCGCGCACCGTCATCGTGCTGGCCGCCGCGTCGATGGCCTCGACGCCGGCGAAGCGCTCCATCGACAGCACGATCTCGCCGCCCAGCGCGACCGCGCCGCGCGCGAGCCCGGTGAGGCCGCCCTGCGGCACGACCGGCTGCGCGAGCCGCGTGCACAGCGCGAGCGTGCGCGACACCTCGTCGACGCTGCGCGGCCGCACCAGCGCGCGCGGGCGCACGCCGGCCGGCTCGTTGTACGCGGTGAAGTAGCGCGGCTCGATGTCGGCCGAGCGCGTGACGAGGCCATCATCCAGCGCATCGCCCAGCGCGGCGGCGAGCGCCGTGGCGAGCGCGTCGTCCGCCTGCGGCGGCACGCCAGGGCCGTCCGGCACGCCGGCCGCGGGCAGGCTCTGCATCGTCCGCACCGCTTACTTGGCGGAGATATCGACGTCGCCGAAGTACTTCCGGCCGAGCGTCTTCACGGTGCCGTCGGCCTTCAGCTGCTCGATTGCCGCATCGAGCTTGGTCTTCAGCGCGTCGTCGCCCTTGCGCAGCCCGAACGCGATCCCGCTGCCGAGGATCCGGTCGTCGCGCACCGGCTGGCCGACGAACGCGAAACCCTTGCCGTCCGGGCGCGACAGGAAACCGCGCTGGCCGGCCGGCGCGAGCACCAGCGTCGCGTCGAGGCGGCCCGCGACGAGATCCGCGTACGCCTGGTTCTGGTCCTGATACGCGACGACCGACACGCCGGCCGGTTCCCAGTGCGCCTTCGCATAGGTTTCCTGGATCGACGCCTGCAGCACGCCGACACGCTTGCCCTTCAGCGCGTCGGGCGTCGGCAGCAGGCCGCTGCCGGTGCGCGCGATCAGCTGCGTCGGCACGCGATAGATGATCGTCGTGAAATCGATCGCCTGACGCCGTTGCTCGGTCGCGTTCATCGCCGAATTGATCGCGTCGAACTTGCGTCCCTTCAGCGCCGGGATCAACCCGTCGAACGATGTCTCCACCCACTTGCACGTGAGTTTCGCGCGCTCGCACACCGCGTTGCCGACGTCGATGTCGAAGCCCTGCAGGTCGCCGTTCGGCGCCTTCGATTCGAACGGCGGGTACTGCGCCTCGAGGCCGAAGCGCAGCGTCTGTGCGTCGGCGAGCGCGGCGCCCGCGCCGAGCGCACATGCGATTGCGAACGCGAACTTGAGGATGGGGACATGCTTCATCGTGATCTCCTGGCTGGTCGGGCGGCGCCGTGCAGCGGCACGTGCGCCGGGTCCGTCGGTGGCTTTCCGTGCGACGTGCCCGTCGCGCGCTTGGGGTGCGGGCCGCGCCCGCGCGTTACAGCGAACGCAATCGCCGCGCGCCCTCGATCAGCGTCGCGTCGTCCTTCGAGAAACTGAGGCGGATCACGCCCGTATCGGTGCCGTCCGCATAGAACGCCGACAACGGAATCGTCGCGACGCGCACATCGCGGATCACGCGCAGCACGAAGTCGCTGTCGCGTTCGTCCGACAGGTGCCAGAAGCGCGCGAGCATGAAGAACGAGCCCTCGCTCGGCAGCAGCTGCAGGCGCGAGCCGGCCAGCTCGCGCGCGAGCAGGTCGCGCTTGGCCTGATAGAACGCCGACAGGCCCAGATAGCTTTCCGGCCGCGCGAGCATCTGCGCGAACGCGACCTGCATCGGCGTGTCGGCCGAGAACGTCATGAACTGGTGGACCTTGCGGATCTCGTCCATCAGCGCGGCCGGCGCGACGCAATAACCGACGCGCCAGCCCGTCACGTGGAACGACTTGCCGAACGACGACACGATCACGCTGCGCTCGGCCAGCTCGCGATGCCGCGCGACGCTCTGGTGCTGCGC is a window from the Burkholderia vietnamiensis LMG 10929 genome containing:
- the cadR gene encoding Cd(II)/Pb(II)-responsive transcriptional regulator, producing the protein MKIGELAKAARCTPETIRFYEREGLMPDAERTDSNYRNYTDVHVERLRFIRNCRALDMAHDEIRALLQLTDTPADPCDSVNALLDEHIGHVDARLAELTHLRDQLIELRRQCVGEHSVEDCGIVHGLTTMETVAPPAKRSHLG
- a CDS encoding PadR family transcriptional regulator, whose protein sequence is MPVSRPSPLALAVLATLTETPMHPYGMLQQLKARGYDEVVNVRQRTSLYQMIDRLLRDGLIAVHDTERDGAFPERTLYKLTEAGHKAGQAWLHALLAEPAREFTAFGAGLAFLPLLDADDARRQLERRIDALEAERERLDALRNAAQGDQVPRLFLLQNEHALVMLNAELDWTRSVVEHLKIGALRWVDA
- a CDS encoding FAD-binding oxidoreductase, yielding MQSLPAAGVPDGPGVPPQADDALATALAAALGDALDDGLVTRSADIEPRYFTAYNEPAGVRPRALVRPRSVDEVSRTLALCTRLAQPVVPQGGLTGLARGAVALGGEIVLSMERFAGVEAIDAAASTMTVRAGTPLQTVQEAADAAGFTFGVDLGARGSCQIGGMLATNAGGTRAIRYGMMREQVLGLEAVLADGTVVSSMNRMLKNNAGYDLKQLFIGSEGTLGVVTRAVLRLHPKLAEPATALCRVQGYDAVVELWNRLRALPELVSFEAMWPAFYDYVARHTPGVVAPFAGDDGFAVLIECATSAPGGDARAALEAALADALDAGLVDDVVLATSARQARDVWTLREGLAIDALPHLMNFDVSLPTGELGAFAVRCEAALRGRWPDIVCLFFGHVGDGNVHVGVSLAGRRDADAEAIDDCVYAVVRDMGGSVSAEHGIGVLKRRYLAHTRSEAEIALMRRLKAALDPAGVLNPGKVL
- a CDS encoding ABC transporter substrate-binding protein, translating into MKHVPILKFAFAIACALGAGAALADAQTLRFGLEAQYPPFESKAPNGDLQGFDIDVGNAVCERAKLTCKWVETSFDGLIPALKGRKFDAINSAMNATEQRRQAIDFTTIIYRVPTQLIARTGSGLLPTPDALKGKRVGVLQASIQETYAKAHWEPAGVSVVAYQDQNQAYADLVAGRLDATLVLAPAGQRGFLSRPDGKGFAFVGQPVRDDRILGSGIAFGLRKGDDALKTKLDAAIEQLKADGTVKTLGRKYFGDVDISAK